The Candidatus Methylomirabilota bacterium DNA window CTTTTTGCTATCAAAGACCAAACCGAAATGAGGGTGTTTGGCTGAGGGCTAAGGGGGGGGTCCTAGGCAGCCGCCGAAGTAAAGATCGTCCTCGAGACCAACCGACCGAGGTACCTGCAGCATGGAGAAGTCATTTTGAACGCCTGGTGCTTTAAGCAGCACATGACACGGGGGCAATGCTTTTCCTGGATCTATCAAAGAGCAATTTAATAACCGGCGGCACCTCCCCGTGAGCGGGGAATCGTACTCTCCGTGACCTTCTCTCGGTCGATTCTCAGATCAGCGTAGGGGGAGCTCCATGAAGATCCTGACGGAAGAGGTAGTTCCGGCCCGAAAGGGCGGCGCATGGGTGGTGGAGAAGGGAAAGCACATCCGGGTCATTGAAGTGGACGGCGGTCAGATCGGTGACTTCGTTTGCTTCAACGCCAATAACTTGAAGGAGCGATTCAGCCAGGCTCGAACCAAGGCGGATCAGGGAAAGATCCTCGTCACCACAGGGGATCATCTCTATACCCGTGACAATCACGTCCTGCTCACCATCATGGCGGATACCTACGGCATTCACGACCTGCAGTATGGGATGTGCAGCGCGTGGGTCTATCAGAACTACTCGGGTGGGGCCTATCACGGTCTGACCGACCGCTTCACCGTGGGCGGCCCTCTTGGCCCGCCTCCCTTCGGGTGCTACGAAGTCTTGCAGGAGGCCCTGAAGAACTGGCCCATCGCCCCTGAGGACATCCCCGACCCCCTGAACATCTTTCAGACCGTGGACATCGACCCGAAGACGGGCAAGATGGGTATCGAGGACGGACGGAGCAAGCCCGGGGACTATATCGATTTTGTCGCGGAGATGGACACTCTCTGCGGGCTCAGCGCCTGTCCCTCCACGGGAAAGCCCCTACGCGTACAGGTGTACGAACCGTAGGGAGGCATCACGGGAGCTCCACCCGGTGGGAGTGTAAACGATCTTAGAGCGAGGGTAGGTTTCTTTCGGGTGCGGAGAACAAGGGGTCCGCAACGGGGAGCCGCAAAACCCAACCTGTCGGACCCCGACGAGGAGCCGAATTCCCGTTTAGAGATTCGTCAAGTTCAGTATACAACGCTTCCTCGAAAACCTATCGTATGGGGGAGAACCGATGAAAACTTCGGGATTTGCGACCGGGGTGAGGAAGACCACATGGGAGGGCCCCTCGAGGAGTATCCCCTGGAGAACTACCCCGATTACATATCGGGAAAACCCCCCCGGACGGAGATCCTGGAGGACTTCAGTTACTTGGATGAGCTTCCCCGGATCCGGGGCAAGCGCTGGGGGAGTCAGGGCATCGGGCGACTGCGGGAGGAGCCCCTGGTTCGTCTCACCGAGCACGAGTAGAGCCCCCCCCCTGGGCGCGGGACCCCGGGCCGGCTCTGGAGGATTGACCCCACGTGAGGCCAGGGCAGAGTGTCGAGTCCCGGGAATACTTGACACCGCCATCCACCGTCGGTAGAAGGCGGTGTTCGGACCGCGGGTGGGAGGGGGAGGTAGTTCTTTCGGGGCCTGGTTTTGTGAACCCCGGGTGAACTCTCTCGGACAGGCCCGTTGATCTAACCTTAAGCGGCCCGCAACGGGGAGGTTGTTATGTACGAGTGGAGCTTCGATGTCGTCTGGGACTACCGTATTGTCTACCTGAAGGGGGCTCTGATCACGGTGGGACTCAGCATGTACTCAGTTGTCTTTTCGATGGGGCTGGGCCTGTTGGTGGCCATCTCGCGGCAGAGCAAATACCGGCTCCTTTCCTTTCCCGCCTCTTGTTACGTCGAGGTACTTCGGGATACCCCTCTCCTGGTGCAGATCGTCTGGATCTTTTATTGTTTTCCTATCCTTGTGGGACTCAAACTGACAGCGTTCTGGTCGTGCGTCCTGGCCATTTCCATCCACATGTCTGCCTATGTGGCGGAGATCTTGCGGGCGGGGATAGCCTCCATCGATAAGGGCCAGATGGACGCTGCCAAGGTCGTGGGGATGACGTACGTCCAGGTCATGCGTCGGATCATCCTGCCTCAGGTCTTCCGCCGCATGCTTCCCCCTCTGGTCAATAATTTCGCCGACATCTTGAAGCTCACGTCTTTGGCCTCGGTGATCGGAGTATACGAGTTGCTCCACTCGGTCGATAACGTTATCATGCAAACCTTCCGCCCGCTCGAGATGTACACTGTCCTGGGGATCGTGTACTTCTTCTTGATCTTTCCCGTGGCTTTTGGCGCCCGGCGGGCGGAGGTCTACCTGGCCCGGAGGATTTAGGCCCATGGGAGAGCCGATGGTGCGCGTGCAGGGTCTCTATAAGCGATTCGGCTCCTTGGAGGTCCTTCGGGGGATCGACCTCGAGGTGGGTCGGGGGGAGGTGCTCTGCATCATCGGGCCCTCAGGCTCCGGGAAAAGCACCCTTCTTCGCTGTATCGCCTACTTGGAGGAAGACTTTGAAGGGAGAATCTATCTGGAGGGCGAGCTCTTGGGCCGGGCCGTACGCGACGGTCGCCTGTACAGGGTGAAGGGCGCCGCGCTGCGGAGGGTCCAGACGAAGGTGGGGATGGTGTTTCAGCACTTCAACCTCTGGCCCCACAAGTCTGCCCTCGGCAACATCATCGAGGCCCTGATCATGGTGAAGAAGCTATCCAGAACCGAAGCCGAGGGGATCGCCGATGAGCTTCTCGTCAAAGTGGGTTTGAGCGACAAGCGCAACGAATATCCCTCGCGCCTCTCGGGCGGACAGCAGCAACGTGTGGCTATCGCCCGGGCTCTGGCCATGCACCCACAGATCATTCTGTTCGACGAGGTTACCTCGGCCTTGGACCCCGAGTTGGTGAAGGAGGTCCTGCAAGTGATGAAGCAGCTTGCTGAAGAGGGGATGACGATGCTGGTGGTGAGCCATGAAATGGGCTTCGCTTCCAAGGTGGCTGACCGGGTCGTGTTTGTGGACGGGGGGGTAATCGTGGAGGAGGGGCCGCCAGAAAAAGTCCTGAAAAGTCCCGGCGAGCGGCGGACGCGGGAATTTCTCTCGCTGGTTGTCCATGAAGAATTTTAATTTGCATGGTTTCATGAAAATGCTATAACTGCTGTCTTTAGAGGGTCATCTGACCAAGGGGCAACAATGGGCGAAAGTCCATGCAGAAGAAAAGGAGGAAAACCATGATTTCAAGAGCTGTACGCATATGCCGTCCTTTGGCGATTCTGTCCGCCGTTCTGGCTTTGGCGGCCTTTACGGTGTCGCCCGCGGCCGCGAAGAGCATGCGCGACATTACCAAGGCGAAGGTGTTCAACATCGGCGTCGTCCCGTTCGCCACCGATGTGATCAAGGACCCCAAGACCGGCGAGTACAAAGGCGTCTTCGTAGATGCCGCCAAATTCATCTGTGAGACAATTAAGGTCAAGTGCGTGTTTAAGGAGTTTTCTTGGGCCACATTCATCGCGGGGCTGCAGTCCCGGCAGATTGACCTCTCCATTGCCTCCACGTACTCCAAGATGACGCGGGCCCTAGTCGTGAACTTCAGCCGGCCCATTTACCTACTGGGCTACAAGGGTGTGGCCAAGAAGGGGGAAAACAGGT harbors:
- a CDS encoding urea carboxylase-associated family protein, encoding MKILTEEVVPARKGGAWVVEKGKHIRVIEVDGGQIGDFVCFNANNLKERFSQARTKADQGKILVTTGDHLYTRDNHVLLTIMADTYGIHDLQYGMCSAWVYQNYSGGAYHGLTDRFTVGGPLGPPPFGCYEVLQEALKNWPIAPEDIPDPLNIFQTVDIDPKTGKMGIEDGRSKPGDYIDFVAEMDTLCGLSACPSTGKPLRVQVYEP
- a CDS encoding amino acid ABC transporter permease, producing the protein MYEWSFDVVWDYRIVYLKGALITVGLSMYSVVFSMGLGLLVAISRQSKYRLLSFPASCYVEVLRDTPLLVQIVWIFYCFPILVGLKLTAFWSCVLAISIHMSAYVAEILRAGIASIDKGQMDAAKVVGMTYVQVMRRIILPQVFRRMLPPLVNNFADILKLTSLASVIGVYELLHSVDNVIMQTFRPLEMYTVLGIVYFFLIFPVAFGARRAEVYLARRI
- a CDS encoding amino acid ABC transporter ATP-binding protein; amino-acid sequence: MVRVQGLYKRFGSLEVLRGIDLEVGRGEVLCIIGPSGSGKSTLLRCIAYLEEDFEGRIYLEGELLGRAVRDGRLYRVKGAALRRVQTKVGMVFQHFNLWPHKSALGNIIEALIMVKKLSRTEAEGIADELLVKVGLSDKRNEYPSRLSGGQQQRVAIARALAMHPQIILFDEVTSALDPELVKEVLQVMKQLAEEGMTMLVVSHEMGFASKVADRVVFVDGGVIVEEGPPEKVLKSPGERRTREFLSLVVHEEF
- a CDS encoding ABC transporter substrate-binding protein is translated as MISRAVRICRPLAILSAVLALAAFTVSPAAAKSMRDITKAKVFNIGVVPFATDVIKDPKTGEYKGVFVDAAKFICETIKVKCVFKEFSWATFIAGLQSRQIDLSIASTYSKMTRALVVNFSRPIYLLGYKGVAKKGENRFKSPEDLNNPDITISVTQGTGEMEWLKKIAPKAKLRVVKTEELTMLEVVTGKVDIGIGDSIAVNHALATQPSIKPVLGSKIYSKNMVAWAVNKEDQDILNFINTAINQIIASGKLLELAKKYKAPWMNDLAF